A stretch of the Bacteroidia bacterium genome encodes the following:
- a CDS encoding glycosyltransferase family 39 protein, whose product MILRIKQLWNEKPLLLILLAGCFFRILAVIFSKGYGMHDDHFLVIEPAQSWVDGADYNSWLPFSHEPAMHPSGHSFFYTGLHFILFWLLKQIGVTDPQHKMYLVRFLHAVLSISIIYFGYKITEKIADQKRAKVVGILLALFWFMPFLSVRNLVEFVCIPPLMYATWLLLIASEKKFSFRTYLWIGFIVGIAFSIRFQSILFCGGFGLALLFQKKWKEAITLGIGFALCAAAIQGVVDSFVWHAPFVEFREYVRYNLAHSTSYNTQPWYNYFPLLTGILIPPISLALLFGFVKKWKTQLILFLPSFIFFAFHCYFPNKQERFIIPIIPFIIILGWVGWSEFQEKSAFWQKRPKLTRVCWIFFWSVNLLPLLVVSVSYSKRNRVEAMTYIAAKHDVRSIVIEDSDNDKFTMLPLFYLQKWGHVFFVTKKFPLDSLYKQTTELKNSPILPNYVVFMQKENIDARVATMKKYYPDLTYETTIQPSFIDWLLNYMNPVNNNQTTYIYHLEK is encoded by the coding sequence ATGATTCTACGGATCAAACAATTATGGAATGAAAAACCGCTGCTGCTGATTCTTTTAGCAGGATGTTTTTTTCGCATTTTAGCTGTTATTTTTTCGAAAGGATATGGCATGCACGACGATCATTTTTTGGTCATCGAACCGGCGCAATCTTGGGTAGATGGTGCCGATTACAACAGTTGGCTTCCGTTTAGTCATGAGCCTGCGATGCACCCTTCTGGACATAGTTTTTTTTATACCGGATTACATTTTATATTGTTTTGGTTGCTCAAACAAATCGGCGTTACAGATCCTCAACACAAAATGTATCTCGTTCGTTTTTTACACGCCGTATTATCTATCAGTATTATTTATTTTGGATATAAAATTACCGAGAAAATTGCCGACCAAAAACGTGCGAAAGTAGTTGGAATACTACTTGCTTTATTTTGGTTTATGCCTTTTTTAAGCGTTCGTAATTTGGTAGAATTTGTTTGCATTCCACCTTTGATGTACGCCACGTGGTTATTGTTAATCGCTTCCGAAAAAAAATTTTCTTTCCGCACCTATTTATGGATTGGTTTCATCGTCGGCATTGCATTTTCCATTCGTTTTCAATCTATTTTATTTTGCGGAGGTTTTGGTTTAGCGCTCCTCTTTCAGAAAAAATGGAAAGAAGCAATCACACTCGGCATTGGCTTTGCACTCTGCGCTGCCGCGATACAGGGCGTTGTCGATTCATTTGTCTGGCACGCCCCTTTTGTTGAATTTAGAGAATACGTTCGCTACAATTTAGCGCATTCAACTTCGTACAACACACAACCTTGGTACAATTATTTCCCTTTGTTAACGGGGATTTTGATTCCTCCAATAAGTTTGGCTTTACTTTTTGGTTTCGTAAAAAAATGGAAAACACAGTTAATTTTATTTTTACCAAGTTTTATTTTTTTTGCGTTCCATTGCTATTTCCCCAATAAACAAGAGCGTTTCATCATTCCGATTATTCCTTTTATTATTATTTTAGGATGGGTGGGCTGGAGCGAATTTCAAGAAAAATCAGCTTTTTGGCAAAAGCGACCAAAATTAACTCGCGTTTGCTGGATATTTTTTTGGAGCGTAAATCTCTTGCCATTATTGGTAGTTTCGGTTTCCTATTCCAAACGAAATCGCGTAGAAGCCATGACGTATATCGCTGCGAAACACGATGTTCGCTCCATTGTTATCGAAGACAGCGACAACGATAAATTTACGATGCTGCCATTGTTTTATTTGCAAAAATGGGGACACGTATTTTTCGTAACTAAAAAATTTCCACTGGATTCGCTTTATAAACAAACAACCGAATTAAAAAACTCTCCCATTTTACCCAATTACGTAGTATTTATGCAAAAAGAAAATATTGATGCGCGTGTTGCCACGATGAAAAAATATTACCCCGATTTAACTTACGAAACCACTATTCAGCCCAGCTTTATTGATTGGTTACTCAATTACATGAATCCCGTAAATAATAATCAAACGACTTATATTTATCATTTAGAAAAATAA
- a CDS encoding carboxymuconolactone decarboxylase family protein, which yields MSNSIAEFNDFREAMNEKILAQDNLVLKRLFNLDTNTYQAGALPVKTKELLGLVASMVLRCDDCIKYHLGKCDEQNVSDEELFETFAVANIVGGTIVIPHTRRAVAYWEELKKEKKQASKK from the coding sequence ATGAGCAATTCCATAGCTGAGTTCAATGATTTTCGCGAAGCGATGAACGAAAAAATTTTAGCACAAGATAATTTGGTGCTGAAACGTTTATTTAATTTGGATACAAATACGTATCAGGCAGGTGCACTTCCCGTGAAAACAAAAGAATTATTGGGTTTGGTGGCTTCGATGGTTTTGCGTTGCGATGATTGCATTAAATATCATTTGGGAAAATGTGACGAACAAAATGTATCGGACGAAGAACTTTTTGAAACCTTTGCCGTTGCGAATATTGTAGGCGGAACAATTGTTATTCCGCATACGCGAAGAGCAGTTGCGTATTGGGAAGAATTAAAAAAAGAAAAAAAACAGGCTTCAAAAAAATAA
- the atpC gene encoding ATP synthase F1 subunit epsilon produces the protein MFLEIITPDKKLYSGEVKSVQVPGADGSFGVLDAHAPVIATLQEGKIKITDDKHGVQLIEIKGGVVEVLRNKVTVLAE, from the coding sequence ATGTTTTTAGAAATCATTACTCCGGATAAAAAATTATACAGCGGCGAAGTAAAATCGGTACAAGTGCCCGGCGCAGATGGTTCGTTTGGTGTTTTAGATGCGCATGCGCCTGTAATTGCTACTTTGCAAGAAGGAAAAATAAAGATTACCGACGATAAACACGGCGTGCAATTAATTGAAATTAAAGGCGGCGTGGTAGAAGTGTTGCGTAATAAAGTAACTGTTTTAGCAGAATAA
- a CDS encoding four helix bundle protein, whose amino-acid sequence MRDDKENIIVDLTFQFSLELIEYVELLEANRKFIIANQLLRSGTSVGANVREAQNAESKADFIHKIKIALKEAEETEYWLLLAKHSKQYPTEENLLLKIASILKILSKIIGSLKRNNT is encoded by the coding sequence ATGCGTGACGATAAAGAAAATATAATCGTTGATTTAACATTTCAGTTTTCGTTAGAGTTGATTGAATATGTTGAGTTATTAGAAGCAAACAGGAAGTTCATAATCGCCAATCAGTTATTGCGTTCAGGAACTTCGGTTGGTGCGAATGTAAGAGAAGCACAAAACGCAGAAAGCAAAGCAGATTTTATTCATAAAATAAAAATTGCCTTGAAAGAAGCCGAAGAAACGGAATATTGGTTGTTGTTGGCGAAACATTCAAAACAATATCCGACTGAAGAAAATTTATTATTGAAAATTGCATCTATTTTAAAAATTCTATCAAAAATTATTGGTTCGTTAAAAAGAAATAATACATAA
- a CDS encoding MmcQ/YjbR family DNA-binding protein, with amino-acid sequence MNSEELRDYCLTKQEVTESFPFGSDTLVFKVCGKIFLLCSLSSNPLQFNVKSDPEKITELREQYDCVLPGYHMNKRHWNTIIIDGSVSKQQLQKWINESYRLIILSLPKTVQKNYFSDTNSSL; translated from the coding sequence ATGAATAGCGAAGAACTCCGAGATTATTGTTTGACAAAACAAGAAGTAACGGAAAGTTTCCCGTTTGGATCGGATACATTGGTTTTTAAAGTGTGCGGAAAAATATTTTTACTTTGTAGTTTAAGTTCCAATCCATTGCAATTTAATGTAAAATCCGATCCGGAAAAAATCACTGAATTACGTGAACAATACGATTGTGTTTTACCAGGTTATCACATGAATAAAAGACATTGGAATACCATTATTATAGATGGTTCTGTAAGTAAACAGCAATTGCAAAAATGGATAAATGAATCCTATCGTTTGATTATTTTATCACTCCCAAAAACAGTTCAGAAAAATTATTTTTCCGACACGAATTCTTCGCTGTAA
- the atpD gene encoding F0F1 ATP synthase subunit beta, which translates to MAQKNGKIVQVIGPVIDVSFEETGGKLPSILDALEIVRDNGQKVILECQQHIGEDTVRTVAMDSSDGLRRGMEVIATGAPIKMPIGDKVKGRLFNVVGEAIDGIDQVSNEGGYAIHRMPPKFEELSTATEVLYTGIKVIDLLEPYAKGGKIGLFGGAGVGKTVLIMELVNNIAKAYSGLSVFAGVGERTREGNDLLREFIESDVINYGKEFKHSMEQGGWDLSKVDKKALTESKATLVFGQMNEPPGARARVALSGLTMAEYFRDGDEKSGGRDILFFVDIIFRFTQAGAEVSALLGRMPSAVGYQPTLSTEMGMMQERITSTKRGSITSVQAVYVPADDLTDPAPATTFAHLDATTVLSRKIAELGIYPAVDPLDSTSRILSPTVLGDAHYNTAQRVKQILQRYKELQDIIAILGMDELSEEDKLVVQRARRVQRFLSQPFHVAEQFTGLKGVLVTIEDTIKGFNMILDGEVDEYPEAAFNLVGTIEDAIEKGKKILAEAN; encoded by the coding sequence ATGGCACAGAAAAACGGGAAAATAGTACAGGTAATTGGTCCTGTAATTGACGTAAGTTTTGAAGAAACAGGCGGTAAATTGCCGAGTATCTTGGACGCTCTTGAGATTGTGAGAGATAACGGACAAAAAGTAATTTTAGAATGTCAACAGCACATTGGCGAAGATACTGTGAGAACAGTAGCGATGGATTCCAGCGATGGACTTAGAAGAGGAATGGAAGTGATTGCAACTGGCGCTCCAATTAAAATGCCGATTGGCGATAAAGTAAAAGGACGTTTATTTAATGTAGTTGGCGAAGCCATTGATGGAATTGATCAAGTTTCCAACGAAGGTGGTTATGCGATTCATAGAATGCCTCCTAAATTTGAAGAACTTTCCACAGCTACCGAAGTCTTATATACTGGAATTAAAGTTATTGACTTATTAGAGCCTTACGCGAAAGGCGGTAAAATTGGTTTGTTTGGTGGTGCGGGTGTTGGCAAAACCGTATTGATTATGGAATTGGTAAATAACATCGCGAAGGCATATTCCGGATTATCCGTATTTGCGGGCGTTGGCGAAAGAACCAGAGAAGGAAACGATTTGTTGAGAGAGTTTATCGAATCGGACGTTATCAATTATGGAAAAGAGTTTAAACATTCGATGGAACAAGGTGGTTGGGATTTATCGAAAGTAGATAAAAAAGCCTTGACAGAATCCAAAGCAACATTGGTGTTCGGACAAATGAACGAACCTCCTGGAGCACGTGCTCGTGTGGCTTTATCAGGATTAACAATGGCAGAATATTTCCGCGATGGAGATGAAAAATCTGGCGGACGTGATATTTTATTTTTCGTAGATATTATTTTCCGTTTTACACAAGCAGGTGCGGAAGTATCGGCTTTATTGGGTCGTATGCCTTCTGCGGTAGGTTATCAGCCAACACTTTCCACAGAAATGGGAATGATGCAAGAGCGTATTACTTCTACAAAAAGAGGTTCTATCACTTCTGTTCAGGCGGTTTATGTACCTGCGGATGACTTGACGGATCCGGCTCCGGCTACCACTTTTGCGCATTTGGATGCTACTACGGTATTGAGTCGTAAAATTGCTGAGTTAGGAATTTATCCTGCGGTGGATCCATTGGATTCTACTTCTCGTATTCTTTCTCCAACCGTTTTGGGTGATGCGCATTATAACACTGCTCAACGCGTGAAACAAATTTTACAACGTTACAAAGAGTTGCAAGATATTATCGCGATTCTTGGAATGGACGAACTTTCGGAAGAAGATAAATTGGTAGTTCAACGCGCCAGACGTGTTCAACGTTTCTTGTCGCAACCATTCCACGTTGCCGAACAATTTACAGGTTTGAAAGGCGTACTTGTTACAATCGAAGATACTATCAAAGGATTTAATATGATTTTAGATGGCGAAGTGGATGAATATCCAGAAGCTGCCTTCAATCTTGTTGGAACCATTGAAGATGCAATTGAAAAAGGGAAGAAAATTCTCGCGGAAGCGAATTAA
- the tatC gene encoding twin-arginine translocase subunit TatC — protein sequence MFERIKQALNPNGEMSFLAHLETLRWHLMRSVIVVSILGVVMFINEKFLFGTVLFGPKNPDFITYRILCRIGGRLNMPELCIHKIPIQLINTELAGQLTMSMWVSFVAGLILGMPYVLWEFWLFIKPALKQKEIKGAKGFVFFATLLFLLGASFSYFLIVPWTINFLGNYSISGSDVSNMITMDSYISTVTSLVFLLGLVFELPIIVYFLTKFGILSAAFMRKYRRHAVIVVLIGAAFISPPDVTSQMVVAVPLYLLFEVSIFVSAFAQKRKKVI from the coding sequence ATGTTTGAAAGGATAAAACAAGCACTCAATCCGAACGGAGAAATGTCATTTTTGGCACATCTCGAAACCTTGCGTTGGCATTTGATGCGCTCCGTAATTGTGGTTTCTATTTTGGGCGTAGTGATGTTTATCAATGAAAAATTTTTATTCGGAACAGTTTTATTTGGTCCGAAAAACCCTGATTTCATTACGTATCGCATTCTTTGCCGAATTGGCGGAAGATTAAATATGCCGGAATTGTGCATTCATAAAATTCCGATACAATTAATAAATACGGAGCTCGCTGGACAATTAACGATGAGCATGTGGGTTTCCTTCGTTGCCGGATTAATCCTCGGAATGCCCTACGTTTTATGGGAATTTTGGTTGTTTATAAAACCTGCTTTAAAACAAAAAGAAATAAAAGGCGCCAAAGGTTTTGTGTTTTTTGCGACCTTACTTTTTTTACTGGGCGCGAGTTTCAGTTATTTTTTAATTGTGCCATGGACGATAAATTTTCTTGGAAATTACAGTATCAGCGGAAGCGATGTGTCGAATATGATTACGATGGATTCGTATATTTCTACCGTTACGAGTTTGGTTTTTTTACTCGGTTTGGTTTTCGAATTACCGATTATCGTTTATTTTCTAACCAAGTTCGGAATCCTTTCAGCAGCATTTATGCGTAAATATCGCAGGCATGCCGTTATTGTTGTTTTGATTGGCGCAGCATTTATTAGTCCGCCGGATGTTACCTCGCAAATGGTGGTAGCAGTGCCTTTGTATTTGTTGTTTGAAGTGAGTATTTTTGTTTCAGCCTTTGCGCAAAAACGAAAAAAAGTAATTTAA
- the secA gene encoding preprotein translocase subunit SecA, which produces MLESFTASISKMFGNKSDRDLKTIHPIVDQIHKIYPSIQILSNDALRAKTQEFKQRIADEIKADEARSEDLKKQAEFSDDLSIEEKEKLYAEIDQLKKTITETIKKSLDAILPEAFSVMKETAKRFKENEAVEVTATALDKDFSASRNSVQIKGEKAFWSNTWKAAGTDVKWDMVHYDVQLIGGIVLHEGKIAEMATGEGKTLVATLPMYLNALSGRGVHLVTVNDYLAKRDSEWMGTLFEFHGLTVDCIDKHEPNSPERRQAYLADITYGTNNEFGFDYLRDNMGHSVEDLVQRAPNYAIVDEVDSVLIDDARTPLIISGPTPKGDKQEFQALKPRIEKIVNAQKSYINTALADAKKLISEGKEKEGGLALFRCYRGLPKNKALIKYLSEPGIRAILQKTENFYLQDQEREMHKADEELFFVIDEKNNSIELSEKGYDLLTTSSEDAKFFVLPDVGAEIAEIEKSEKSIEEKAVQKDELLRDFSVKSELVHTINQLLKAYTLFEIDVEYVIIDGKIKIVDEQTGRIMEGRRYSDGLHQALEAKENVKVEAATQTYATITLQNYFRMYNKLAGMTGTAETEAGEFWDIYKLDVVVIPTNRKIARADREDLVYKTKREKYNAVIDEIVKCVEAKRPVLVGTTSVEISELLSRTLKLRGIKHNVLNAKLHQKEADIVAEAGRPGTVTIATNMAGRGTDIKLGPGVKEAGGLAIIGTERHESRRVDRQLRGRSGRQGDPGSTQFFVSLEDDLMRLFGSERIAKLMDRMGLKEGEVIQHSMITKSIERAQRKVEENNFGIRKRLIEYDDVMNAQREVIYTKRKHALYGERISVDIANMLTDVCENITDEFHETQDYEGFKMELIRLLSLESPISEKEFADLTNVAIGAKTYETAALQYKNKSAAIAIKAFPTIKNVHESPSNQYENMITTLSDGIRTMQVLVNLQKAYDSKGKEMVSSFEKSVILAMIDDAWKEHLREMDDLKQSVQNASYEQKDPLLVYKFESFELFKSMITKVYKDAISFLIKGNLMNENPTQQRAPQREDTSRLQTSRSGIEPGAQRQEEQPKSQPVRAEEKTGRNEPCPCGSGKKFKNCHGK; this is translated from the coding sequence ATGTTAGAATCATTCACGGCGTCCATTTCGAAAATGTTTGGTAATAAATCCGACCGAGATTTAAAAACAATTCATCCGATTGTCGATCAAATCCATAAAATATATCCAAGCATCCAAATACTCAGCAACGATGCGCTTCGCGCGAAGACGCAAGAGTTTAAACAACGCATCGCGGACGAAATAAAAGCCGACGAAGCGCGCAGCGAAGACTTAAAAAAGCAAGCAGAATTTTCGGACGATTTATCCATCGAAGAAAAAGAAAAATTATACGCGGAAATTGATCAACTTAAAAAAACAATTACCGAAACGATTAAAAAAAGTTTAGATGCCATTCTTCCGGAAGCTTTTTCTGTGATGAAAGAAACGGCAAAGCGTTTCAAAGAAAACGAAGCTGTAGAAGTAACGGCAACGGCGCTCGACAAAGATTTTTCTGCTTCCAGAAACAGCGTTCAAATAAAAGGCGAAAAAGCATTTTGGAGCAATACTTGGAAAGCCGCAGGAACAGACGTCAAATGGGACATGGTGCATTACGATGTGCAATTAATTGGAGGCATTGTTTTGCACGAAGGAAAAATTGCGGAGATGGCAACGGGCGAAGGAAAAACTTTGGTGGCTACTTTGCCGATGTACCTTAATGCCCTTTCTGGCAGAGGCGTTCACTTGGTTACGGTAAATGATTATTTGGCAAAACGAGATTCGGAATGGATGGGAACTTTATTCGAATTTCATGGATTGACAGTGGATTGTATTGATAAACATGAACCGAATTCTCCCGAAAGAAGACAAGCGTATTTAGCGGATATTACATACGGAACCAATAACGAATTTGGTTTCGATTATTTACGTGATAACATGGGTCACAGCGTGGAAGATTTGGTGCAACGCGCACCTAATTACGCGATTGTGGATGAGGTAGATTCCGTGTTGATTGACGATGCGCGTACGCCGCTTATTATTTCTGGACCTACGCCAAAAGGCGATAAACAGGAGTTTCAAGCATTAAAACCAAGAATCGAAAAAATTGTAAATGCTCAAAAATCATATATCAATACAGCTTTAGCTGATGCCAAAAAATTAATTTCCGAAGGCAAAGAAAAAGAAGGAGGATTGGCTCTATTCCGTTGTTACAGAGGATTGCCGAAAAACAAAGCACTCATCAAATATTTAAGCGAGCCCGGAATTCGTGCGATTTTGCAAAAAACAGAAAACTTTTATTTGCAAGATCAGGAAAGAGAAATGCACAAAGCAGATGAAGAATTATTTTTTGTGATTGATGAAAAAAATAATTCCATTGAACTTTCTGAAAAAGGATATGATTTACTCACTACATCCAGCGAAGATGCTAAGTTTTTTGTGTTGCCAGATGTAGGTGCTGAAATTGCAGAAATTGAAAAATCAGAAAAAAGTATTGAGGAAAAAGCAGTTCAGAAAGATGAATTGCTTCGAGATTTTAGTGTGAAATCTGAATTGGTTCACACCATCAATCAATTGTTGAAAGCCTATACGCTTTTTGAGATTGATGTGGAATACGTAATCATCGATGGTAAAATTAAAATTGTGGATGAGCAAACTGGTCGTATCATGGAAGGCAGAAGGTATTCCGACGGTTTGCACCAAGCTTTGGAAGCCAAAGAAAATGTGAAAGTAGAAGCTGCAACACAAACGTACGCCACCATTACTTTGCAAAATTATTTCCGGATGTACAATAAATTGGCGGGGATGACGGGTACTGCAGAAACGGAAGCAGGCGAATTTTGGGATATTTATAAATTGGATGTTGTCGTTATTCCTACCAACAGAAAAATTGCACGTGCAGACAGGGAAGATTTGGTGTACAAAACCAAACGCGAAAAATACAATGCGGTTATTGATGAAATTGTAAAATGTGTAGAAGCAAAACGTCCAGTATTGGTGGGTACAACTTCTGTCGAAATTTCAGAATTATTAAGTCGCACGCTTAAATTACGCGGTATCAAACACAATGTCCTCAACGCCAAATTACATCAGAAAGAAGCAGACATTGTTGCAGAAGCAGGACGTCCTGGAACCGTTACCATTGCTACCAATATGGCAGGAAGGGGAACGGATATTAAACTCGGGCCTGGCGTAAAAGAAGCAGGAGGTTTGGCAATTATTGGTACGGAACGCCACGAATCCAGACGTGTAGACAGACAATTACGCGGACGTTCCGGAAGACAAGGAGATCCAGGATCAACACAATTTTTTGTTTCCTTGGAAGATGATTTGATGCGCCTTTTCGGATCGGAAAGAATCGCGAAATTAATGGACAGAATGGGTTTGAAAGAAGGCGAAGTAATTCAGCATTCCATGATTACAAAATCCATTGAACGTGCGCAACGAAAAGTGGAGGAAAACAATTTCGGTATTCGTAAACGATTAATTGAATACGATGACGTGATGAATGCGCAACGGGAAGTTATCTACACGAAAAGAAAACACGCACTTTATGGCGAACGCATTTCCGTGGACATTGCTAATATGTTGACTGATGTGTGCGAAAATATTACGGATGAATTTCACGAAACGCAAGATTACGAAGGATTTAAAATGGAATTGATTCGATTACTTTCTTTAGAATCTCCTATTTCTGAAAAAGAATTTGCCGATTTAACAAACGTAGCTATTGGCGCAAAAACGTATGAGACAGCGGCTTTGCAATACAAAAATAAAAGTGCAGCCATTGCGATAAAAGCCTTCCCAACGATAAAAAACGTGCACGAAAGTCCATCCAATCAATATGAAAATATGATTACAACACTTTCGGACGGAATACGAACCATGCAAGTATTGGTCAATCTTCAAAAAGCATACGATTCGAAAGGAAAAGAAATGGTTTCGTCCTTTGAAAAATCTGTTATTTTAGCGATGATTGACGATGCTTGGAAAGAACATTTGCGCGAAATGGATGATTTAAAACAATCGGTTCAAAATGCGTCGTACGAACAAAAAGATCCTTTGTTGGTTTACAAATTTGAGTCGTTCGAATTGTTCAAATCCATGATTACGAAAGTGTATAAGGATGCGATTTCTTTTTTGATAAAAGGAAATTTAATGAATGAAAATCCGACACAACAACGTGCGCCGCAACGCGAAGACACAAGTCGTTTACAAACCAGTCGTAGTGGAATAGAACCTGGCGCGCAGCGTCAAGAAGAACAACCAAAATCACAACCAGTAAGAGCAGAAGAAAAAACAGGTCGTAACGAACCTTGTCCTTGTGGAAGTGGCAAAAAATTTAAGAATTGTCACGGAAAATAA